The genomic stretch TCAATTGCTGTCTCCACAGATTAGTCCCTTAAGCAGATGCAGCAACCGCCTTCTTCCTTGGTGCTGCTTCAGTACCTATATCCATCATATAttccatataaatatataataatgcTAATCACAACTTgaaaaagaataatataaataCAAAAACGCTAGCAACCTTCTCTGAAGTTGGTCTTGAATCTGCGGGGAACATTGCGTAGATACCTCATGCGCCCAGTGCCGGTTGTCTTTCGGCGAATGGCCTTCACACTCCAGTTGTCTAAAGTTCAATTTCAAATAGAAATCATTCAGCAAATTGATCGGATCACATAAGCAATAAACATAGAcgcaaataaatcaaataatcagAGCTCAAAGCAAAATTGACACTACAGTCAATCATGAATAATAAAAGGCACAAGATACACTGAGCAAACACGGATTCCGCAATATTTTCCTCTGGAATTTTTATAGTAACATGATCACAGGAAGAGAAACAAGGAATTTAAATACTGATAAATTGAATAACAAATTTATATGTAAGAGACATACATGTCCTCTTGCGAGCAGCAGGATAAGCACAGGCGGAGCAGCGGCTCTTCTGGAGGTGGAAGCTGCGGCGGCCGCACCTCACACACAGTGTGTGTGTCTTGTTCCTCCTCTTTCCAAAGCTCCCAGTTCCCTTGCCCTACAAATTGAATTATATGCACATTACTGCTACTGTCGACACAGATCTAATCAGATTTCATATACGGATAGAGCTGCGCGAGGTTGAGATTTACCATGGCGGCTGTAAAGTTGCAGAAACCCTAGCGTGAGGAGTAGttggagaagaagaaatgaGAGCGGCGCCATTTTTATATGATGAGCGATTGGGAAAGGGTTTTAGATTTCGGATTTCTGAAAATTGATCTTCATTGGGCCGTGTTATGCATGGGCTTTGAACTGATAGATTGATAGTGCGTGCAATAGGGCTGTTTTAAGACATTAAATAAGTAGGCTCTGAAAATTGATCTTCATTTGGGATGGCATATGGTGATGTGTATGTCGTTTTTAAGACATAAATATCTGTGTTTTGTTTTGTCACTAGGACTCGAATCACCTATGCAAGTAGTTTAGTGTTTTGTCGGTCGTATGCGGCCAAAACAATATGCTATCTAAATGCAGTGTTTTGTAGTTGAATTTGTACTTTGCATATAACCACTAGCTAGAAAATCCAACTAGTCCCTTTCACCATCAAATATTCATGCGATGAATACATGTGGTCACTTCATTTAAATTTAAGCATACGATCACTTAgaataaatataagaaaaatgaggaaaataACACAAAAGCAAGGTGCGACGGTGGATGGTGAAAGCCGATTCTCTAGTGGAATTCTGCTGCCAAATTCTTAGCGTGCTGAGCAGATATCCAGCCATAACACCAGCGGTTCCGCCCACAAATTCTCTTCCCCAATTACTCGCCACAAATCCATTTCAATCTTCATTTCTTTTCCAATTCGAACTCGAAAAGTTTATTAACTCCATACATTCAAACACATCCTCTCAATGGGTACATCGAGCCAAAAAAAAGAATATTATGGTTGTTTATTTTAGAGTTTAATGATCCTTCATCTGAGACATGACGTCGTAGAGCAGGTTTTTCGACATTCCGGCGAGGCTCGGTGGAACTCCGTCGCCGGAGAGTTGTTTTTCCGCCATTCTCTCCACATCCAATTTTTTTACAAAGAGCTTTACAGAAGAAATATCAattactagtactccctccgtcccctaataggagtcgttgtttgaccgggcacgagttttaagaaatgtaaagaaaagttggttgaaaaagttagtggaatgtgagacccacttttttatattgattttataaaaaaatgtgagtggggtgatttagtggaatgtgagacctactaccatttatggtaaaaatgaagagtgactcttaatgggggacggtcCAAAAAAGAAATTAGCGACttttattcggggacggagggagtactattttgtcTGTATGGGCTTGTTAACACATTTTGGATTAGAATTTCAAATCTCAAAATCTATACATTTGGGCCTTTTTTGTAACCCATTCAACTCAGGGTCTGCAAAGTTGGGCTCGGCCATGTCTGAAACAGGGCCCGGCCCATATCCGAAACAGCTCATATTTGACTGGTTTTggctctctcctctctctctctctctctatctctctctacaAGGTAAAGTACACTTCCCCATCTGCACGCGCCGCCGCTGATGGCGTACTCATCCTTATCCCTCTGTCTACCACCTTCTACTCCCAAAGCGGAGTTGGTAGCTTCAACCTCGTCGACATTATTTACGGCCTCTTCTTCAATTAGAAAAACCCTTTCTCCGCTTCTGTCTCTCCCGAGTTGCCGCAGCTCAATCGTGGCGCGTGGCCACCGGAGATCGTTGATTGTGGGTATGGCTCCCGAAGAAGAGAAGATGACTCGCCGTTCGCCTCTCGATTTCCCCATCGTTAGTTTGTCTCTCTATCTCCGCCCCCTTTTATTTGTGAACTTTCATCGAACACCTTTATTTAATTGCAATTCCCACTTCTGTTGTGAAATTGTAGATATTTAATTGGCTATACATTTCTTCGTGTGCAGACTAATATGTTTGTCTTACATATATTGTTCTTTTTTGAGATGTGAGTAAGTTTAGAAATTGAAGAATTTGAACTTGGATGTTCTGTGAAAGCCTAATATGACTGGAGTTTATGAAGTCTTACAATTAATTTCAATTCTCTCCAACTTGTTAGTTGAACTGAGATGCTGTGAATGCCAATATAAATTGAAGTAAATAGCTTTAGCTTTGTGACTGGTAATGAAGGAAATCTTTAATTCATACTGCGGTGGGAACCAGAATTTGGTGCTTGTCAAAATTGGTTTGAAGTAGTATTATTAAGAATTTCATTTTGAAAGATAAATGGGTTATATCTATGTGGCAAATGTGCTAGCACCTCCTTATATGCAGAGCTAGAAATTTTGCTGAATTCTAGTGAATGTTGAAGAACTTCACATGGCCTTTAAGATCAAATGGATGATCATCTGTTCATTTAGCTTCACTGTAATAGTACCATTTAGAAAATATGTAATGCAATCTTTCATCATAAATTGTGGCCAGATAATCGCTGTTGAGTTATTTCCCTAGGACCAATCTACTGACCTCTTACCAAGTGGAGTGATCACTTTATTGCCCAAATCCTTTTGAAGTTCTATGAAATGATGCCATGGATAGCATGAGATGGGAGCTATATTCTAGTTGACATTGTCCTTTGAACTCTTCAAGTAGTGAGCACTGGATTTGGTGGCACTCTGATATGTTTCAGCCATTGCTTTATGATGACATTAAATGCACATTGACGGTTGACAATTGCATCACAATAAAACTCTCATTGCTTATTAGTAAGTATTATCTTATTTGGCTGTTTATCTGAGGGTAAATTGTTGTAACATTTCAGGAGTGGGATAGGCCAAAGCCTGGAAGGAGACCTGACATTTTCCCACAGTTCAGTCCTATGAAGACTCCATTACCACCACCCATGCCGGCTGATcctgaggaagatgaagaagaggatgaagagaaaaaagaagaagaggaggaagacCCTGAGAAGGAGGATCCCGACAAGCCAGACCAGTAGCGCCCATAGACCGTTACATGAAATCTTGGATGTGGCTTCACTTGGAGCAACTGGTTGGGCTAGACCATCTCAGTGTTTTGTGTTCAAAATGACTTTGTACTAGATGAG from Salvia splendens isolate huo1 chromosome 15, SspV2, whole genome shotgun sequence encodes the following:
- the LOC121768438 gene encoding 60S ribosomal protein L37-3 — protein: MGKGTGSFGKRRNKTHTLCVRCGRRSFHLQKSRCSACAYPAARKRTYNWSVKAIRRKTTGTGRMRYLRNVPRRFKTNFREGTEAAPRKKAVAASA
- the LOC121766318 gene encoding heparan-sulfate 6-O-sulfotransferase 3-like; the encoded protein is MAYSSLSLCLPPSTPKAELVASTSSTLFTASSSIRKTLSPLLSLPSCRSSIVARGHRRSLIVGMAPEEEKMTRRSPLDFPIEWDRPKPGRRPDIFPQFSPMKTPLPPPMPADPEEDEEEDEEKKEEEEEDPEKEDPDKPDQ